AAGGATTTGTGCAACCAAGTTCTTTCACTTTCCGAGTACAGAGCTCAATTGTATGACTATTTGAAGAGCAGAATGAACACAGTCGCCCCAAATCTTACTGCTCTTGTTGGAGAACTCGTAGGTGCTCGCTTGATTGCTCATGGAGGAAGCTTAATAAATCTTGCTAAGCAGCCTGGAAGTACAGTTCAAATACTTGGAGCAGAAAAAGCCTTATTCAGAGCTTTGAAAACGAAGCATGCAACTCCAAAGTATGGGCTCATTTACCATGCATCTTTGATTGGTCAAGCAGCACCAAAGCACAAAGGTAAAATTTCAAGATCCCTCGCTGCAAAAGCTGCTTTGGCGATTCGATATGATGCTCTTGGAGAGGGGCAAGATAATTCCATGGGACTGGAAAATAGAGCCAAGGTACCTCTTTCAGTTGATACATGCTTTATGTCTGCAGTTTTGTACTAATAATTGTGATCATGATTTGTCGACCTCATTATTTTACAGCTTGAAGCTCGGTTAAGAAACTTAGAAGGCAAAGAACTCATTCGTTCTGCAGGATCAGTGAAAGGAAAGCCGAAGATTGAATTTTATGACAAGGACAGGAAGAAGGGGTCTGGTGGATTAATCACACCAGCCAAGGTCGACAACAAATTCCAATTTTTACTATGTTGttgttttgttgttttatgTCTATATTCTTATTTTGTTTTTCCGCAGACTTACAATCCAGCATCAGATTCAATTCTTGGTATACTTGAGCCATTATCCAAGAAAGAGTTGGAAGCGGTGGCATCTCCCACAGAGCAAGCTGGCGATGATATTCATGTTATCGATGGAGagcaaaagaagaagaaaaggaagaaaaaaCCAGCAGATGCTGAAGAAACCGTTGCTCCAAATGGAGTTGAGGGTGTTGAACCTGAAGATAAAGCAGTTGGGAAGAaggaaaagaagaaaaagaGGAAGCATTTATCTGATGATTCTGAGTTACAGAATCAAAACGAACAGGATAGTGCAGGagacaagaagaagaaaaagaagagaaagagCGAGGATCTTGAAGAAGTCGAAACCCCGAGCAAGAagaaggagaagaagaagaagaagaaaagggATGATTGAACTGTAACATTCTAGAGGCATGCAAGAACACCAGATCTTACGGTTTTGCGTTTCTTGTGTTTGATTTGGTATTTGGCTTTGTAAGATTATGCCGTTCTTGAGTCTGGAATATTTACCTAAACATAATGCAATTGAACGAGACATTTATAGCTTCTACAAGTGTGAATCTTGATAAATTTGAAGGTTGTGCGTGCTTTTGCTCAATAATTTTCGTGAAAATGGGGCCTGGGCCTTCATTCATATCAATTGCATTGCCATTCATTTGATACATAAATATTTAATGGGGATAAATTTAGATTGTTACACCATGCTTGGTTATGTTGGGATGAGTAAAATATGAGATTTGGAATTGGAAATGGAACTCGTGTGTTTAGAATTTCAATTTTGgtatttaaacaaaacttaaaatataatttaagaatttgatttaacaattaaaaatatttgagaataaaaaattatatatcttaattttttgtaaatattttgtttaCTAATAACATGATATAgaagaaaaaaaacatttttaaaaaataacaagaaaaaaccatgtttttattttttaataacttATAGAAttcaattataaaaaattttatttgattttacacaacccttaaaatatataataaagtgTGAATTTACTCTATATGATTTCAAGattatcatattttattaaatttgaaaagagcatataaaattatgatgtagatatacaaaattaatattaaaaataatatttattatttccaTGGTTCAAAATCTCATGAAATTCCGTGAAATCactataattttattaaaaaaatatattcattaaattTTATGAAATCCCATCAAATACCAATTTAGTTTTGAAATGCCCTTGTTACAAACTCTTAAACAATATTCCTAATTCCAACACCTATCAAACCTCATTTTTCACTGGATTCCAAACACAATGTTAAAATCTATGGTAttcttattaaattttaatttttttaagattatgaatgccaataaattttatattttacctCGCTATGGTGGTAGTTATTTTACCActcatttaaaaaattaacattttatATCTTACCGTGATAATGTGAGTTATTTTATGCCACTCATTTAACATATTACATGTACGAGCTCTTGTGTGGACGCACATCATGGCAGCAcaatgagacgatctcacagataattttatgatacatatattatattttggttatccataaaaagtaataatttttttattataaatatgaatatgattgACTCGTCTTACAAATAAAAATacgtgatatcgtctcacaaaagacttacTCATCATAAAAGTTATTTTATGCACTCATTTAgtttaacatattatcatatgTACGTATCTTGTACATATTTGGTAGTTATTTTATGCCActcatttaatatattatatatactagCTTTTTGTCAGATTTTGTTATTAATAAtcttgttaaaaaaattaaaaataaaattaaacattgtTTGATTAAAATTATGTTCaaacaatgtttttttttttctaacaaATTATCaatctattctattttattattaaagttGAGGACATGATAGTAAGTATCTAAAAAGGACACCAAATTTTTCTTGTAATTTTACCCTCATATGAtaatgatactaatattacacttttgtttcttgttttaatttcaacacacatttttatttttattattttttatttcatcaattcaaatatcaatttagtttctccataatttgtcaaattttattttagtccatcgataataataaaaaagattgtGCACATATGTATCACGTGTGCAGAATAACTAGCATGAATGTATACAAAACGTAACCAAGTTTAGGTTTGGCGTGTCTATCTACGATACAAATAATCACGTGGAGCGGCTACTCTCACAATTTGTTTGTTGACTTCGAGGCTCCGCAACcacttaaattttattttattttatttgaggAAACCCAACCACTTGATTTGTATGgctttttcaaatattttttatgatagTAAATCTTGTCTGAAAAATAAAGTAATTCCTTTTATATTACCttcttaaatttttgaaattatttttttatataataataaagaaCGTTAATTTCTTTACttacaaaaataacatttgctAGTGAAATTTGAGTAGGATATCAATTTTGTGGGAAAGGAGAGTCAATTAAAATAAAGGATATTCAACAAATAAGTAACAAGTGTACTATATGTATGTCATATAGCAattagatttattttaaaattaaatcgaTTTCTAATTAAATATCACATTCTATTatctattaataaatttaataatttttcgaTTTACTTGATTAACACGATttgtataatattatattagatATATTACACCTAAGATTCACTCGATATGATACATTCAAAGAATAACAACTACGATTTCATCGTCTTAGAAAAACATAAATAGATAAATTTAGCCATTTTCGTATACTATAAACAATATTTGAaacaattattttcaaaataataatcataatttataAAATGTGGGAttgaatataatataatatataaattatatagttAGTTTCTGATATATTTATAACTAAAACGAATTAATTTAACTCAtaattatcataaataataatgacaaaaatttgtgtgagacggtcttataagtatattttttgagacgaatctcttatttggatctcttgtgagatggtctcacgaatctttatcttatgagacgagtcaaccctaccgatattcataataaaaagtaatattcttagtataaaaagtaatatttttcatggatgatctaaataagatatatgtctctcaaaatacgatccgtgtcACCCAagtttttttccaaaatataaTAATTCATATTGATATGTGAGATGTCGCATGAGTTTTTGTTTAATATATTATCCTCTGTGTGTGTATCAGATAATCGCAACAAAGCTAAACtagtatatctatatatattcaTCGCGGTGGAGTCCGGCGGTTGCGACAGAAATGGCGACATCTCAGCCGCTGCTGAAGTCTTGCTTTACATTCCAAATTCCAAAAATCGACAGCAAAGTTCACTACTCCAACTTCAAGTTAAGATATCGATCAGCGCCTATTAGAGCTTCTTCTACTACCACTACTGCTCCTGCTGATTCGAAGAAAAGCAAAATCAGGCGTCCTCATAACGTCGATGGAGATTTCTTCGTCGGTACCGTTTCGTTTATCTCTTCGGTAGATTATTTTCACATCTGGATACGAAATTTATCGTTGCAGTGCGTCGATTTTCACGCTAATAGAAATCACAGTTCACCGACACCGATTGAGTAGTTAATTCACCGAGACTATCGGATTGATTCACGAAGACCTGAAGTTACTTGAGCCGGTTAACTTGGTTCTATTGGTGTTGGGTGGCCACCGAGGCTAAATATTgctttattatttatttgatcagtagTTTTATCTCAATCATCCATTGTAATTTATTGTAATATTTCTGTTATAATCTCCAACATTAAGTACTGTTAAAATTGCTTGCAGATAACACATGCATCGATTGTGATGTTTGTCGCTGGATGGCTCCGGTTGGTAACAGTTTCAGCTTAATATGAAATTTCTCTTGTACTGTATATTTTAGTTATTTGATAAATTAGGCTTCATAGATTTTCTCCACTAACGTGCACACAATTATCATATAAGGCATCACCAACCGTCCTTCGTAACGGAGGCTTCGTAACGGAGGAATCCTCCGGATGAAATCTTCTCTAACCGTGTTCTATTTGTTTCCTTCATTTTAGAGTATGCAACAGtaatcttctatttatagagtaTCACTGTTcatatagatgattgaaaaggAGTGAgaaataattacaaaatagatattttaaaaattacaatatagtccttttgtaaaaaaatttaggAAAGTATCACTATTCATACTTTTGAAATACATGACACAATTTATTACAAACACTTATTATCGACTTAATTTAAAttgataaacatgtgatatttTTAGACATGAAAATGTAGAAAATACTAAAAGTATTTGGTAATATTCAGAGGATATAGATTGAAAATGAAATACATTAAATAAATAGAGtatttggtaatatttagaggatatgggttggagaagatttttgaaaatagagaTCCATCTCTATTTTAGAGGATAGAGGATGAAAAATAGAGGATATGGATTGGAGATTGCCTGAGTTGTTGTGAGGAAACACTATATTGCAACGTTATCAGATCTGTAGTTCCAATTATCATATACTTGTATATCTCTTCATCCATAGAGTACATTTTGTTTTATGGATCAAGAAAGAAAAATGGAGTTTTAATGTCTGCAACTTCGTTCCCTTGGCTTTCAGGAAACATTCAGACGATCTGATGGAAAATCAGCAGTGTTCAAACAGCCAACATGTGATGAACATCGAACAAAAGCGCTTCAGGTACTTTTCGCCCAATGTTTTTAAGCAATTGAAAAAATTATAAACTACTGAGACCACTAAGTTAAAGCTCTCAGATCCTATTAAAGAATCTACACTTTAGTGACTATGTTAGCAGACTAGGGATGACAACAGGTAGGATCGGGGCAAACCCGAGACCCGCCCACCTCACATCGGACACGCCTGCCCCATGAACCCGGTGGGTCTGGGGCTGGTTGGACCCATGAACCcaacaagttttttttttaaaatccaaaataaaaatgtttaaacattaattaatcattaaattcatttgcaactttatattaataatatttaaaaacaaaatattatcataaattaaattatatcaatttttattcaattaataattaattagaaatatatatatatatatatatcacacaCTTGTGGGACGGGTCCGACTAAACCTTGGACCCACCTGGACCCGCTTGGGACCAGTTTTACCGGGTCTAAACCTGCCCCGGCGAGGAGGGTTTAATTCGGGGCTGCCCAAGACCCGGCTCATTGCCATCCGTTAGCTCTCGATATAAGCAACATAAAGAAGTAAGCTCTAGGCTAGAGATATGTTGGATTATCCGACGCTTGAAAAAAAACCACCACCATCATTTCAAAGTGCATGCTGTGAATTGCACCTGGGTGATTTAACTTTGGGAAGAAGGGAGTATCGCACAGATTCTTCGCGCAAGTAAAAAATTTCACTATTTATGTTTGTTGTCTGTGTTCAAGGCATTGCTTTCATGTCCAACAAACTCGATCCACACGGAACAACCACCTTCTGAAATTTTAGATGTTCAGATGTCGTTTCCTATTCCCATTGATGATCAGAAAATTCAGGTACTTCTTTGTCTTGGCATATGTTAACTTTGGTACTATATTATTATCAATTCATTCAAGAAAAATCAGCATGTATGATCAAGTGTACAGAGCAAAGTTCTTAACGAAGTGCTTTTCATGCAAACTTTATCGGCATAAATTTTGATGCTCTATGAAGTTGGAATGCTCAAATCTTCTCACTGATCAAAGTGTACATGATATGCCATCGATGAGTCGGTGGCTTTCAAGTTTCAACTATCAACTCCTTGAAAGTTGAGGATGATAAACTTTGTGGCGCtttgttaaatttatttattacataACAGTTGATAGTTGAGGATGATAAACGTTGTGGTACTTTGCTAAATTAACTTTTTACTTGACACCGGATTTCTTTCTATCTCCATCGGTACTTGCATGTGCGCATTTGACATAAGCAACTTCCTGGACTGAGTACAAATTTCTTTCAGGGAGTATACCACTGCGGTTACCACTCCGAAAAGTCATATGGAGCAGCCTCCTATTTTATTACTCGACCTGAAGGGAATATATTGATAGACAGGTTGGTAGCAGTAGATCCTGAAAGAAAATTGTAAATGGGAAACCAAATTCATCTACTTTCAGAATCATTAGTTCACGTATATGATTTTACGTATTAATATTAATTTGCAGCCCTAGATACACGAAGAGACTTTCGTCTATTATCAAAAAGATGGGTGGAGCCCGTTTCATGTTTCTTACTCACAGGCAAGAAAAGTTTGCACATTTTTATACACACGCATAACGGAGTGTCTTCACTTCTTTGGATTTCGGCAgttattttgttatatatttcAGGGATGATGTTGCAGATCATGAGAAGTGGTCAGAGGAGTTGGGTTGTCCGAGGATTCTTCATTCTAAAGAGGTAACATAATTTACCACTCCTCCTTGGACGATGCATGAGTTATGTCTCTCAGTATGTTTGGGGATCGTGGActaagtcttttagtggaaa
This sequence is a window from Primulina tabacum isolate GXHZ01 chromosome 17, ASM2559414v2, whole genome shotgun sequence. Protein-coding genes within it:
- the LOC142531202 gene encoding uncharacterized protein LOC142531202, with translation MATSQPLLKSCFTFQIPKIDSKVHYSNFKLRYRSAPIRASSTTTTAPADSKKSKIRRPHNVDGDFFVDNTCIDCDVCRWMAPETFRRSDGKSAVFKQPTCDEHRTKALQALLSCPTNSIHTEQPPSEILDVQMSFPIPIDDQKIQGVYHCGYHSEKSYGAASYFITRPEGNILIDSPRYTKRLSSIIKKMGGARFMFLTHRDDVADHEKWSEELGCPRILHSKEVNSSTANVEIKLEGNGPWTLGSDVILISTPGHTEGSVCLLYKTKKVLFTGDHLMVNEFGLTISERHNWFSVPIQLHSVQKLLELEFEWMLPGHGRRARFKDAEDKNLALKAFLAGKGVQT
- the LOC142530936 gene encoding putative nucleolar protein 5-2; the encoded protein is MLLLFETPAGFALFKVLDEGKLSKVEDLGKEFSTSESARKVVKLKAFSKFENTSEALSAATLLIDSKPSKGLRNFLRNHCEGDILAVADSKLGNTIKEKMQIECIHNNAVMELMRGVRSQLTELISGLAVQDLAPMSLGLSHSLSRYKLKFSPDKVDTMIIQAISLLDDLDKELNTYAMRVREWYGWHFPELAKIVQDNILYAKAVKLMGNRTNAAKLDFSEILAEEVEAELKEAAMISMGTEVSDLDLENIKDLCNQVLSLSEYRAQLYDYLKSRMNTVAPNLTALVGELVGARLIAHGGSLINLAKQPGSTVQILGAEKALFRALKTKHATPKYGLIYHASLIGQAAPKHKGKISRSLAAKAALAIRYDALGEGQDNSMGLENRAKLEARLRNLEGKELIRSAGSVKGKPKIEFYDKDRKKGSGGLITPAKTYNPASDSILGILEPLSKKELEAVASPTEQAGDDIHVIDGEQKKKKRKKKPADAEETVAPNGVEGVEPEDKAVGKKEKKKKRKHLSDDSELQNQNEQDSAGDKKKKKKRKSEDLEEVETPSKKKEKKKKKKRDD